From a single Nicotiana tomentosiformis chromosome 2, ASM39032v3, whole genome shotgun sequence genomic region:
- the LOC138904946 gene encoding uncharacterized protein: MVVDIKQLQLHIFGDSKLVINQILDSYEVKKSELVPYHKYAQRLVVPPPNDYEEEKSEVEHLASVLEQRNSSMYYAAANGLAEAFNKTLCNLLKMVISKSNKDWHERMEEDLWAYRTTYRTPTQATPYSLIYGVEAVLPLECQISSLRFSIHEGLTDEENTWLHLEELEALDEKRLEAQQSLECHQARMSRSFNKRVRLRSFQVGDQVLVVKSPIITSRRFGGKFSTKWDGPYIIQEVYSSGAYKIVDSEGLWIGPINGKFMKRYYP; the protein is encoded by the exons atggtaGTGGATATCAAACAATTGCAACTACATATTTTTGGAGACTCCAAGTTAGTGATCAATCAGATTTTGGATAGCTATGAGGTCAAGAAGTCAGAGTTGGTGCCATATCATAAATATGCTCAAAGATTG GTAGTTCCTCCACCAAATGACTATGAGGAAGAAAAAAGTGAAGTTGAGCATCTTGCTTCTGTTCTTGAG CAACGCAATTCCTCCATGTACTATGCTGCTGCCAATGGACTTGCCGAAGCATTTAACAAGACGTTATGCAACTTGTTAAAAATGGTTATCTCTAAGTCTAATAAAGATTGGCATGAGAGAATGGAAGAAGATCTTTGGGCATATAGGACTACATATCGCACACCAACGCAAGCGACTCCTTATTCACTTATTTATGGAGTTGAAGCAGTCCTTCCACTTGAGTGTCAAATCTCATCGTTGCGATTTTCCATTCACGAAGGactcactgatgaagaaaatacCTGGTTACACCTTGAAGAACTAGAAGCTCTTGATGAAAAGAGGCTAGAAGCTCAACAAAGCCTTGAATGTCATCAAGCTCGCATGTCTCGATCTTTTAACAAAAGGGTGCGCCTTAGATCTTTCCAAGTTGGTGACCAAGTTCTTGTGGTCAAAAGTCCTATTATTACCTCTCGTCGATTCGGGGGCAAATTCTCTACTAAGTGGGATGGACCATATATTATACAAGAGGTATACTCAAGTGGCGCTTACAAGATAGTTGACTCAGAAGGTTTGTGGATTGGCCCCATCAATGGGAAATTCATGAAGAGATACTATCCTTGA